Proteins co-encoded in one Brassica oleracea var. oleracea cultivar TO1000 chromosome C4, BOL, whole genome shotgun sequence genomic window:
- the LOC106338856 gene encoding uncharacterized protein LOC106338856, which produces MRVTRACPSISHLLFADDRLFFCKTGPRECEEVMKVVRKYGQASGQCINFEKSSILFGKRINATVRQHIKDTLGIQNERGMGTYLGIPEDISGSKCKLFAFLKDKLMHQVNGWMDKYMTIKRRKRGFDKINLASSTDIRYV; this is translated from the coding sequence ATGCGTGTTACACGCGCGTGTCCCTCGATATCCCACCTTCTCTTTGCTGATGATAGGCTTTTCTTCTGTAAGACAGGGCCCCGTGAATGCGAAGAAGTGATGAAAGTAGTCAGGAAATACGGACAAGCATCAGGCCAATGTATCAACTTTGAGAAATCCTCAATACTCTTTGGTAAGAGGATCAACGCAACTGTTAGACAACATATTAAAGATACACTTGGAATCCAGAATGAAAGAGGAATGGGTACATACCTAGGAATTCCAGAAGACATCAGCGGATCTAAATGCAAACTCTTTGCTTTTCTGAAGGACAAATTGATGCATCAAGTGAATGGATGGATGGACAAGTATATGACTATCAAAAGGAGGAAAAGAGGTTTTGATAAAATCAATCTTGCTAGCTCTACCGACATACGTTATGTCTAG
- the LOC106339684 gene encoding tryptophan synthase beta chain 2-like, translated as MASQLLLPTNTFTNSSLDKVFVTGDDLTLKRKPNHATRVSYGFSLRANAALNSSHSSYVEVPRQWYNLVADLSVKPPPQLHPKTFEPIKPEDLAHLFPNEIIKQEETLERFIDIPEEVLEIYKLWRPTPLIRAKRLEKLLHTPARIYFKYEGGSPAGSHKPNSAVPQAYYNAKEGVKNVVTETGAGQWGSSLAFASSLFGLDCEVFQVAHTYQQKPYRRLMMQTWGAKVHRSPSELTEAGRRILQADPSSTGSLGIAISEAVEVASRNEDTKYCLGSVFNHVLLHQTVIGEECIKQMEEYGETPDVIIGCTGGGSNFAGLSFPYIREKLKGKINPIIRAVEPSACPSLTKGVYAYDFGDTAGLTPLMKMHTLGHDFIPSPIHSGGLRYHGMAPLVSHIYGQGFMEAISIPQTECFQGAIQFARTEGIIPAPEPTHAIAATIREALRCKETGEAKVILMAMCGHGHFDLASYEKYLRGELVDLLFSEEKIQESLSKVPLVV; from the exons ATGGCTTCTCAGTTGCTTTTGCCAACAAACACATTCACCAATTCATCCTTAGATAAAGTTTTCGTTACAG GTGATGACTTGACTCTGAAAAGAAAGCCAAACCACGCAACAAGAGTTTCATATGGATTTAGCTTAAGAGCAAACGCAGCTTTGAACTCTAGTCATAGCTCATATGTTGAAGTTCCACGTCAATGGTACAATCTTGTTGCTGATCTCTCTGTTAAGCCTCCTCCACAGTTGCACCCCAAAACTTTCGAACCAATCAAACCCGAAGATTTAGCTCATCTTTTCCCTAATGAGATAATTAAGCAAGAAGAAACACTAGAGAGATTTATCGACATCCCCGAAGAAGTTCTTGAAATCTATAAGCTTTGGCGTCCAACTCCTCTTATCAG AGCAAAGAGATTGGAGAAGCTTCTTCATACACCTGCAAGGATTTACTTCAAGTATGAAGGTGGTAGCCCAGCTGGTTCACACAAACCCAACTCAGCAGTTCCACAAGCTTATTACAATGCGAAAGAAGGTGTCAAGAACGTTGTGACGGAAACAGGCGCTGGCCAGTGGGGCAGTTCTTTAGCCTTTGCTTCTAGTCTATTTGGACTTGATTGTGAA GTGTTTCAAGTGGCCCATACATACCAACAAAAGCCATATCGCAGGCTGATGATGCAAACTTGGGGTGCAAAGGTTCATCGATCACCATCGGAACTCACCGAGGCAGGTAGAAGAATCCTTCAGGCAGATCCATCAAGCACAGGAAGTTTAGGCATTGCAATTTCAGAAGCTGTTGAAGTCGCATCAAGAAACGAAGATACAAAATACTGTTTAGGGAGTGTATTTAACCATGTGTTGTTACACCAGACGGTTATTGGAGAAGAATGCATAAAGCAGATGGAAGAATATGGCGAAACGCCTGATGTGATCATAGGATGTACTGGTGGAGGATCGAATTTTGCTGGTTTGAGTTTTCCCTATATCCGGGAGAAACTCAAAGGCAAAATCAACCCTATTATACGAGCGGTTGAGCCCTCGGCTTGTCCTTCATTGACCAAAGGAGTTTACGCTTATGATTTTGGTGATACAGCTGGATTGACTCCTTTGATGAAGATGCATACTTTAGGGCATGACTTCATTCCCAGTCCTATCCATTCCG GTGGATTACGGTACCATGGGATGGCACCGTTGGTCTCACATATTTATGGACAAGGTTTCATGGAAGCAATCTCAATTCCTCAAACTGAGTGCTTCCAAG GTGCTATTCAGTTCGCGAGAACAGAAGGGATAATACCTGCGCCAGAACCGACTCACGCCATTGCTGCAACCATAAGAGAAGCTCTCCGATGCAAAGAAACAGGTGAAGCAAAAGTGATACTAATGGCCATGTGTGGACATGGCCACTTCGACCTTGCCTCGTATGAAAAATATTTACGAGGTGAATTGGTAGATTTATTATTTAGCGAAGAGAAGATTCAAGAGTCTTTGTCCAAGGTTCCTCTTGTTGTCTAG